In one Magnetospirillum sp. genomic region, the following are encoded:
- the rsfS gene encoding ribosome silencing factor, whose product MATTKRKTVSAPKTVLKLVAKTLDDDKAADPVVIDLAGKSSIADYMIVASGLSSRHIQSMAQHVVEKLEGKGLKGIRIEGADQGDWVLIDGGDIVVHLFRPEIRAQYGLEKMWADDWEEPAAAHA is encoded by the coding sequence ATCGCCACGACAAAGCGCAAGACCGTATCCGCGCCCAAAACGGTCCTTAAACTCGTCGCCAAAACGCTCGACGACGACAAAGCCGCCGACCCGGTCGTCATCGACCTCGCCGGCAAAAGCTCGATCGCCGACTACATGATCGTCGCCAGCGGCCTCTCGAGCCGCCACATCCAATCCATGGCCCAGCACGTCGTCGAGAAGCTGGAGGGCAAAGGCCTCAAAGGCATCCGCATCGAGGGTGCCGACCAGGGCGATTGGGTGCTGATCGACGGTGGCGACATCGTCGTGCACCTGTTCCGGCCCGAAATCCGCGCCCAGTACGGGCTCGAGAAAATGTGGGCCGACGATTGGGAAGAGCCGGCCGCAGCGCATGCTTAA
- a CDS encoding thiamine pyrophosphate-dependent dehydrogenase E1 component subunit alpha → MQAKAKSAPKEPDATLRLYRSLRRIRRVEEEIARLYPSDKIKSPVHLSIGQEGIAVGVCDALEARDAVSGTYRGHATYLAKGGSLNAMMAELYGKDTGCARGKGGSMHLIDMRAKVLGTSAVVGTTVPVAVGYALAQKRLKTGAVVACFLGDGATEEGCFAESLNFAALHKLPVVFVCENNGFAIHEPLSKRWATDRLCARVATYGIPAKRFADSDTVAIRKHIEKALPKMRKGGGPIFIECLTWRWREHVGPGEDYDAGFRSKAMLAKWQKKDPVAKAAKALSAKQRAAIDAEIEAEIAAAIVFAEASPFPAIEELGTDVYA, encoded by the coding sequence ATGCAAGCCAAAGCCAAATCCGCGCCGAAAGAGCCCGATGCGACGCTGCGTCTCTATCGCAGCTTGCGCCGCATTCGGCGCGTCGAAGAGGAAATCGCGCGCCTCTACCCGTCGGACAAAATCAAAAGCCCCGTGCACCTGTCCATCGGCCAGGAAGGCATTGCCGTCGGGGTGTGCGACGCCCTCGAAGCGCGCGACGCGGTCTCAGGCACCTATCGCGGCCATGCGACCTATCTCGCCAAAGGCGGGTCGCTCAACGCGATGATGGCCGAGCTCTACGGCAAGGACACCGGCTGTGCGCGCGGCAAAGGCGGGTCGATGCATCTGATCGACATGCGCGCCAAAGTGCTGGGCACGTCGGCCGTCGTCGGCACGACCGTGCCCGTCGCGGTCGGCTATGCCTTGGCGCAAAAGCGCTTGAAGACCGGGGCGGTCGTCGCATGTTTCCTCGGCGACGGGGCGACCGAAGAAGGCTGCTTTGCCGAGAGCCTGAATTTTGCGGCCCTCCATAAATTGCCGGTCGTGTTCGTGTGCGAGAATAACGGCTTCGCGATCCACGAACCGTTGTCGAAGCGCTGGGCCACGGATCGGCTGTGCGCGCGCGTGGCGACCTACGGCATTCCGGCCAAGCGCTTTGCCGATTCCGACACGGTCGCGATCCGCAAGCATATCGAAAAAGCCTTGCCCAAGATGCGCAAAGGCGGCGGCCCGATCTTCATCGAGTGCCTCACCTGGCGCTGGCGCGAGCATGTCGGCCCCGGCGAAGACTACGATGCCGGCTTCCGCAGCAAGGCGATGCTCGCCAAGTGGCAGAAAAAAGATCCAGTCGCCAAGGCCGCCAAAGCTTTGTCGGCCAAGCAGCGTGCCGCGATCGACGCCGAGATCGAAGCTGAAATCGCCGCAGCGATCGTGTTCGCCGAAGCGTCGCCCTTCCCCGCGATCGAGGAGCTTGGCACCGATGTCTATGCGTAA
- the rlmH gene encoding 23S rRNA (pseudouridine(1915)-N(3))-methyltransferase RlmH: MRVTIVAAGRARGSPEDALVGEYAKRLTASPAGIGPLDCCEIEAKPKDKADAAGRKRAEAEKLLAQVPDGAFLVALDPRGKTLSTEEFASKLAAWRDDGNGDVAFAIGGADGLDASLLAQARFRLSLGAMTWPHLLARAMLAEQLWRAASLLAGHPYHRA, translated from the coding sequence ATGCGCGTCACGATCGTGGCAGCGGGCCGCGCGCGCGGCTCGCCCGAGGATGCGCTTGTCGGCGAATATGCCAAGCGCCTGACGGCGAGCCCGGCGGGCATCGGCCCGCTCGACTGCTGCGAGATCGAGGCCAAGCCCAAAGACAAAGCCGACGCGGCCGGCCGCAAGCGCGCGGAAGCCGAAAAGCTGCTGGCGCAAGTGCCGGACGGTGCTTTTCTGGTGGCGCTCGATCCGCGCGGCAAAACGCTGTCGACCGAAGAATTCGCGTCGAAGCTTGCCGCCTGGCGCGACGACGGCAACGGCGACGTGGCGTTTGCGATCGGCGGGGCGGACGGGCTCGATGCGTCGTTGCTGGCACAAGCGCGTTTTCGCCTGTCGCTAGGCGCCATGACATGGCCGCATCTGCTCGCGCGCGCGATGCTGGCCGAACAATTGTGGCGCGCAGCTTCGCTGTTGGCTGGACACCCCTACCACCGCGCCTAA
- a CDS encoding alpha-ketoacid dehydrogenase subunit beta, whose amino-acid sequence MSMRKLAWPGRIEDGRRVLKYVDALSEAVALEMARDKNVFLFGLDVDDHKAIQGSTRGLLDRFGPERVFTTPLSEDAMTGVAIGAAMAGMRPIHVHIRMDFLMLCMNQLVNIAAKARYMYGGQIKVPLVVRTIIGKSWGQGAQHSQGLHSMFMHVPGLKVCAPSNAHDAKGALIAAIRDDNPVVFVEHRLLYATEAFVAEAPFVVAPGRARVCRFGRDVTIVGISNMVVEALRAADLLKEAGVSAEVIDPIWLAPLDSDTIVESVRRTRKLVIVDNGWSMCGAGAEIAARVAEACAGEGPLQIQRLGFAPTPCPPSPPLEAAFYPNPATIAAAAYKLARPDAQAWAPDAAKAELAYQLQFKGPF is encoded by the coding sequence ATGTCTATGCGTAAGCTCGCCTGGCCGGGGCGCATCGAAGACGGGCGGCGCGTGCTAAAATACGTCGATGCCTTGTCCGAGGCCGTCGCACTCGAGATGGCGCGCGACAAAAACGTGTTTCTGTTCGGGCTCGACGTCGACGACCACAAGGCGATCCAAGGCTCGACGCGCGGCCTGCTTGATCGCTTTGGCCCCGAGCGCGTGTTCACGACACCGTTGTCTGAAGACGCGATGACCGGGGTCGCCATCGGAGCCGCGATGGCCGGCATGCGGCCGATCCATGTGCATATCCGCATGGATTTTCTGATGCTGTGCATGAACCAGCTCGTCAATATCGCCGCCAAGGCGCGCTATATGTATGGCGGCCAGATCAAAGTGCCGCTCGTCGTGCGCACGATCATCGGCAAATCCTGGGGCCAGGGGGCGCAGCACAGCCAGGGTCTCCATTCGATGTTCATGCATGTGCCGGGCTTGAAGGTCTGCGCGCCGTCGAATGCGCACGACGCCAAGGGTGCGTTGATCGCGGCGATTCGCGACGACAATCCGGTCGTGTTCGTCGAGCATCGCTTGCTTTATGCGACGGAAGCTTTCGTGGCGGAGGCACCCTTTGTCGTCGCCCCCGGCCGTGCGCGCGTGTGCCGTTTCGGGCGCGACGTCACGATCGTCGGCATCTCCAACATGGTCGTCGAAGCCTTGCGCGCCGCCGATCTCTTGAAAGAGGCAGGCGTGTCGGCCGAGGTCATCGACCCGATTTGGCTCGCGCCGCTCGACAGCGACACGATCGTCGAAAGCGTGCGGCGCACGCGCAAGCTCGTGATCGTCGACAATGGCTGGTCCATGTGCGGGGCCGGTGCCGAGATCGCCGCACGTGTCGCCGAGGCGTGTGCGGGCGAAGGCCCGTTGCAGATCCAGCGTTTGGGTTTTGCGCCGACACCGTGCCCGCCTTCGCCGCCGCTCGAGGCTGCGTTCTATCCCAATCCGGCCACGATCGCGGCGGCCGCCTACAAGCTCGCTCGGCCCGATGCGCAAGCTTGGGCGCCCGATGCGGCCAAAGCCGAGCTTGCCTATCAGCTGCAGTTCAAAGGCCCGTTCTGA